The Hydrogenophaga crocea genome contains a region encoding:
- a CDS encoding sulfate ABC transporter substrate-binding protein — MSTRRHLLHILGLSALTLTAGLGTAQAQAPAPVTLLNVSYDPTRELYVEINQAFAKQWKAKTGQDVTIKQSHGGSGKQARSIIDGLDADVATLALAGDTDALHTNGQWIPKDWQKRLPHNSSPYTSTIVLAVRQGNPKNIKDWDDLIRPDVKVITPNPKTSGGARWNYLAAWEYAKRKLGGDAQAKDFVAKLYNNVPVLDTGARGSTITFAQRNQGDVLIAWENEAYLLEKEFGTKFDFVYPSLSILAEPAVTVVDKNVDKKGTRAVAQAYLEYLYTEEAQDIIGKNFYRPVSTKAQAKYAKQLPKLNLFTIDQAFGGWDKAAKAHFADGASFDQIYTKK; from the coding sequence ATGAGCACCCGCCGCCACCTCCTGCACATCCTGGGCCTGAGCGCCCTCACGCTCACCGCCGGCCTGGGCACCGCCCAGGCCCAGGCGCCCGCCCCCGTGACCCTGCTCAACGTGAGCTACGACCCCACGCGCGAGCTCTACGTCGAGATCAACCAGGCCTTTGCCAAGCAGTGGAAGGCCAAGACCGGCCAGGACGTGACCATCAAACAGTCCCACGGCGGCTCGGGCAAGCAGGCCCGCTCCATCATCGACGGCCTCGACGCCGACGTCGCCACCCTGGCCCTGGCCGGCGACACCGACGCCCTGCACACCAACGGCCAGTGGATCCCCAAGGACTGGCAGAAGCGCCTGCCGCACAACAGCTCGCCCTACACCTCCACCATCGTGCTGGCCGTGCGCCAGGGCAACCCCAAGAACATCAAGGACTGGGACGACCTCATCCGCCCCGACGTCAAGGTGATCACCCCCAACCCCAAGACCTCGGGCGGCGCGCGCTGGAACTACCTGGCCGCGTGGGAATACGCCAAGCGCAAGCTCGGCGGCGACGCCCAGGCCAAGGACTTCGTGGCCAAGCTCTACAACAACGTGCCCGTGCTCGACACCGGCGCGCGCGGCTCCACCATCACCTTCGCCCAGCGCAACCAGGGCGACGTGCTGATCGCCTGGGAGAACGAGGCCTACCTGCTCGAGAAAGAGTTCGGCACCAAGTTCGACTTCGTCTACCCCTCGCTGTCCATCCTGGCCGAGCCGGCGGTGACCGTGGTCGACAAGAACGTGGACAAGAAGGGCACGCGCGCCGTGGCCCAGGCCTACCTCGAGTACCTCTACACCGAAGAGGCGCAGGACATCATCGGCAAGAACTTCTACCGCCCGGTCTCGACCAAGGCCCAGGCCAAGTACGCCAAGCAGCTGCCCAAGCTCAACCTGTTCACCATCGACCAGGCCTTCGGCGGCTGGGACAAGGCGGCCAAGGCGCACTTCGCCGACGGCGCCTCGTTCGACCAGATCTACACCAAGAAGTAA